Part of the Oreochromis aureus strain Israel breed Guangdong linkage group 20, ZZ_aureus, whole genome shotgun sequence genome, CTGCACCTGAAAACAGAAAGCAAGGAGTTTGTGGATAATTTATATAATTACTTCTCAAAATACATGGACACAttataaagaataaaacaaagagtgaagtGGAACTAGTAGAGTGTCCTGTAAAAGATGTATTCTTCTGGCAAGGACCTTAGGAAAGTGTACAGAGTTCAATCTTAGAAAGCACTCTCTCCATTCTTACCCTTCGTACTGATGCCCCTGAGGTCAGTAATCTTCATCAGCATGCGTGGGAACATGTGGGGTTTGTTGGGGCGGCGACGACGGGCATAGATCTTTAAAGCCTCAAGCAGAGGCTCCTGTAGCTTATCCACTTTCTGGGGCTCCTCTAAATCCATGCGGTCTagtgaaaaaagcagcaaaCATATGTTctcattctctcttttttttaaataaatggcaCAGTTTAAAATCATCTCTTAcatacaaaatcaaatatgtttaatttttatttcgTTTAAGTCCTTTCCTCTTTATAACAGACCAATCAAGAGTAGGCGCATGCTGCGGTACCTCCACAGATGAGGCAGATGGCGCTGAGGAGACCGGTTTCTGTATCATCCATCTCCAGGGGTAGAAGTTGGCCTGCAAAGGCAAAAACCAGGTCTGTAAGCGGTCCAAAGCCCGCATTGTGCATCTGAGTCCGGTTCAGAGTCAGGCCATCTGAGAACGTCATAGTGTCCTGTTCTGGAGTGTAGCGTGTGCAGATTCTCAGCATCTGAAAAGCAAAACAGGGTGTAAAACTTTTTGagtattaaaaaatgtaaataaaatgtgaagTAGTGTAATATGACTTCTTACAACACTAAAAATATCTGCAGTAGCTAAAAATGATAGCTAACTGCTCCAGAGGCAGTCtatttgtgtatatttatatGATAGATTTTGCATTATCTGGGCAAACTTGCATGCACTACCACTTCTTACCACCGGATGGAAGCATACCCATATCTCGGCATAAGCTTTGACAGaatcatttatttacaaaaagtgAGTGAAGAGGGCAGAAGGGAAAACAAAAGCTCCTCACCAGTATGTCCAGGCAGGCGGACTTAAGCAGAGTGATTTGGTCAGCGATGGTGAGGCTGGTGAAACCTGGCAGCCGCTTGGCAAATTCTACTATCTTGATGATGCATTTGGTGGAGAGCTCACTAAACTTGTCCCATAGCCCTAGATCGAGCTGGACTCGATGGTCCGAGCTGGAGTtctgaacaaacaaaaacacccacAGTTCAGCATGTCATACAAGAGGAGGTGTGCAACCACGTTTGTATCAAAGGCAAGATTCACCGAGCCTCgcaacacatttacattttgcatCAATCAACTGTGGGGAAAGAATTCCATTTACATGTTGCATCAATCACTCCGAGGCCACACAGATGGCTTAATGGGGAACTGCATTAGTTAAGCCACCACTATGTTGGGAAAGTTACTGCGAATTTTCATAAGCATGCAATCTGGGAGCGTTCGCTGCTGACGTAGCTGAGAGAAAGTTTCCAAATGCAGCAGTGAAAGATAGGGGTTTATGCGCATGACTTACGGTGGTGTATTTGCCCAGTTGGCAAAGTGATGGGAAAGTTTCTTGGTGAGCTTTGCTGACTTTATTGACTAGCTCCTCTAGCTCTCCGCTTAGCTCATAGCTCTCCGGAAGAACAACCTCCTCCTTCAcatctttcttcttcttgtttctgTCATTGCGCACCGCTAGGTAAAGGGGAGAAAAATAAACAGTGGTTCGGAGACATATTTGTCACTACCTTGTACAAAATTAGTTCCACATACAATGTTAAAGCTCATACAGAAAGTTAATTTAATCTATCTGTAATGACATTTGAAAACAAACTCAGCATTCATGTTCAGTGTCTTTCACCGCTGCCAAGGAGATGTTACACGCTAGTGGAAACCAGAACCTTTCTGCTCTTAACAGCATTAACATATTTCCTTGAGGCCCGGCACGGACACTGGCTATCTCCTTCTTATCACCCGCTGGCTTCCTTGTCCATCTCTCTATCCACTTGACCGGTGCACATAAGCCAGtccgctctctccctctctctgcctcttctcccaccacctcctcctcctcccataCTTTCCTTCCTCTCAGGATATCCAGTAATAGCAGAGGCACAATGTGATCCCGGTCTTAACACACATCCCACACAAACATTACACCCACATACATGTCCCCCGGGCTTCATGAAGGGCAAGAAACTGCCACTTACACGCAGCTGGCTACACAAAAGGTTGAAATAAAAAGCCCCCCCCGCTCAAAAAACTGGTGTTTCTGATTGCGCAAATGGTGTGAATCCTGTTCTCATTACGTTGGTCAAAACTCCCAAATCTTGTTTTCTCCCGTGTTGTCTTTATGAATGAAagcagtgtctgtgtgctgGCCAGAGGGGCGAGGTTTTGTGGTGAAACAGGAAGTCAGATTCATTTTGTAAAGGGATTAGTCATATGATTGGTACAGTGCCCAGCCTCGCCCTGATCACCACCCCTGGTAGGCTCATCATCTGCTTCTGTCTTTGCTGCCTAGTTTCTCAGTCTCTATGTGCAAGTGAGAGAGTGACCCTGTTTTCCAAACGGGTCTCTCTATATCTTCAACGCTCTTCAACTCACCTTCCTTTGACATGCCGACCTCGAAGCACTTCTGCAGCCTGCAGTACTGACAACGGTTGCGTGTGACCTTGTTAATTTGACAGTTTTTGTCTCGGTGGCAAGTGTACACCATGTTCTTTTGGATACTGCGACGGAAGAAACCCTGGAACATCAGGAAGCAAGACACAAAAGGGAAGAGGGCAAGGGAGAATGTGCAATACAGTTATCATTATAAAGGCTGTGACATATCGCTGTATCTCTTTCAGCCTGCCCTTTGTCCATCCCCCTTTTATCATGTGAAT contains:
- the rarga gene encoding retinoic acid receptor gamma-A isoform X1, which encodes MATNREQQVGHMTGFPPAVYPFPFNSMRSHSPFDLLANSSLFGRFGADLPKEMAALSVETQSNSSEEMVPSSPSPPPPPRVYKPCFVCQDKSSGYHYGVSSCEGCKGFFRRSIQKNMVYTCHRDKNCQINKVTRNRCQYCRLQKCFEVGMSKEAVRNDRNKKKKDVKEEVVLPESYELSGELEELVNKVSKAHQETFPSLCQLGKYTTNSSSDHRVQLDLGLWDKFSELSTKCIIKIVEFAKRLPGFTSLTIADQITLLKSACLDILMLRICTRYTPEQDTMTFSDGLTLNRTQMHNAGFGPLTDLVFAFAGQLLPLEMDDTETGLLSAICLICGDRMDLEEPQKVDKLQEPLLEALKIYARRRRPNKPHMFPRMLMKITDLRGISTKGAERAITLKMEIPGPMPPLIREMLENPEAFDDQTESNESPPPPPPPPPPPAPPALVLKQEAEDEDDSWATENGSEPSPEEEDEDDDDDVGDEDRDRGSDSDGEPWVF
- the rarga gene encoding retinoic acid receptor gamma-A isoform X2; translation: MFDCMEALGMGPRQLYDVTSRGACMLRKANPFFAGLDPFAWTSTASVQSVETQSNSSEEMVPSSPSPPPPPRVYKPCFVCQDKSSGYHYGVSSCEGCKGFFRRSIQKNMVYTCHRDKNCQINKVTRNRCQYCRLQKCFEVGMSKEAVRNDRNKKKKDVKEEVVLPESYELSGELEELVNKVSKAHQETFPSLCQLGKYTTNSSSDHRVQLDLGLWDKFSELSTKCIIKIVEFAKRLPGFTSLTIADQITLLKSACLDILMLRICTRYTPEQDTMTFSDGLTLNRTQMHNAGFGPLTDLVFAFAGQLLPLEMDDTETGLLSAICLICGDRMDLEEPQKVDKLQEPLLEALKIYARRRRPNKPHMFPRMLMKITDLRGISTKGAERAITLKMEIPGPMPPLIREMLENPEAFDDQTESNESPPPPPPPPPPPAPPALVLKQEAEDEDDSWATENGSEPSPEEEDEDDDDDVGDEDRDRGSDSDGEPWVF